The following is a genomic window from Spirosoma foliorum.
GTTGGCGCATTAGGCAGCACGTTAGCTGCCTGCGACAAGAAATCCGAAGCTACAAATGCTTCTTCAACCGCTAGCACACCCAGCGGCTCTGTCCCCAAACTTCCGGCCGTCTCTCCACCTGCCGATGTTCCTTCCGATCCCAGTAAACCCATTGAACTCGAACAGATAAAAGCGAAAACTGAGCAGCAGGAAGGCCCTACCCCCACGCCAATGGCCGCAGACAAGCGTATTGGCTATGCGCTAGTTGGTCTCGGCCACCTTACGCTCAACCAGATTCTGCCCGCTTTCGGAGCTTGCACCAAATCAAAAGTAGTGGCCCTGGTGAGTGGGAATCCCGAAAAAATGCAGAAAGTAGCGACCCAGTACGGTGTCAAAAAAGAGAGCTGTTATAGCTATGCCGACTACGATAAACTGCGCGATAACAAGGAAGTTCAGGCCATTTATATTGTATTACCCAACGGCATGCATGCCGAGTATACGATTCGGGGAGCACAGGCGGGTAAGCATATTTTATGCGAAAAGCCGATGGCCAACTCGGTAGCGGAATGCCAGGCAATGATCGACGCCTGCAAAAAGGCGGACCGTAAGCTCATGATTGCGTACCGGATTCAATATGAGCCGCACAACAAAATGGTGCGCGATATGGTCCAGAAAGAACAGTTTGGCAAGGTGAAAAGCATCATTGCCAACAACGGTCAAAACTCTGATAATCCTAAGCACTGGCGCTTCAATAAAGCCTTGGCCGGAGGTGGCTCCCTTCCCGACGTGGGTCTATATTGCCTGAATACGATTCGGTTTGTGCTGGCAGAGGAACCTACGGAAGTTATGGGATACGTACACAGTACGCCCAACGATCCACGTTTCAAGGAAGTTGAAGAACAGGTAAACTGGCTCATGAAATTTCCAAGTGGTGTCCAGGCCAGTTGCGGTACCAGCTATGGTCATCACGATGATAAGAGTTACCGGGTACTTGCCGATACAGGCTGGATTAAGATGGACCCGGCTTTTCCGTATACGGGCCTAAAGCTGGAAACGAGTCAGGCACAGGGTACAGAAAACCAGATTATCCAGCACAACATCTCCGACAAAGACCACTTCGCTACCGAAATCGATCACTTTTCGGCATGTTTGCTTGACAATAAAACGCCTTTTACACCCGGCGAAGAAGGGCTTCAGGATCAGAAAATCATGGAAGCCATTTACCAATCAGCCCGCGAAGGCAAGCCCGTGAAATTAGAGACGATAACGAAGAAAGATGCGTTTAGAGGACCAGAACCAACTGCCTAAACCGGGATTTTTATGATTTGACTGACCGACTTTGATTTTATTATTTCTATTCGGCAAGGCCGAAAACAAAATCAAAGTCGGTCAGTCAAATCATAAAAATCCCGGTTCAGAAATATTAGATGACCACAAACTCCACTCGTCTATTCTTTTTCCGGTTTTCCTCGTTGTTGTTGGGCGCAATCGCATCAATAGGGCCACGGCCAACGGCTTTTAGACGAGTTTTCGAGATTCCTTTATTCACCAGATAATCAACAACCGCCTGACAACGATCACACGAAAGTTTTACGTTTAGGTCGAAATCGCCCTGATTATCGGTATGACCACGAATTTCGATTTGCATGGACGGATTTTCCAGTAATACAACTGCCAATTGGTCGAGTTCGGGTGCTGATTCCGGGCGCAGTACAGGAGAGCTTTGGTCGAAGTAAATATTCTTAAGCGGGATGGCTTTCCCCTTTTCAAGTGTTCCGAATGGCTTTTTCGTAACGACTGGCATCGGTAGGCTGCTGGGCAGAGTTGGTCCCCTGAACGCTGGTTTTGCAGCCGGGGTT
Proteins encoded in this region:
- a CDS encoding Gfo/Idh/MocA family protein, with product MKPIDRLVTTLVDNAGLGTLSRQDFLQFTGRSLAVGALGSTLAACDKKSEATNASSTASTPSGSVPKLPAVSPPADVPSDPSKPIELEQIKAKTEQQEGPTPTPMAADKRIGYALVGLGHLTLNQILPAFGACTKSKVVALVSGNPEKMQKVATQYGVKKESCYSYADYDKLRDNKEVQAIYIVLPNGMHAEYTIRGAQAGKHILCEKPMANSVAECQAMIDACKKADRKLMIAYRIQYEPHNKMVRDMVQKEQFGKVKSIIANNGQNSDNPKHWRFNKALAGGGSLPDVGLYCLNTIRFVLAEEPTEVMGYVHSTPNDPRFKEVEEQVNWLMKFPSGVQASCGTSYGHHDDKSYRVLADTGWIKMDPAFPYTGLKLETSQAQGTENQIIQHNISDKDHFATEIDHFSACLLDNKTPFTPGEEGLQDQKIMEAIYQSAREGKPVKLETITKKDAFRGPEPTA